From Myotis daubentonii chromosome 15, mMyoDau2.1, whole genome shotgun sequence, one genomic window encodes:
- the FKRP gene encoding ribitol 5-phosphate transferase FKRP isoform X1, with product MLQSSLLPITDVAEAQLGPDFSPMRLTRCQAALAAAITVNLLVLFYVSWLQQQPRNARTRGPRRGTAAAGPHVTVLVREFEAFDNAVPELVDSFLQQDPAQPVVVAADVLPYPPLALPRIPNVRLALLQPALDQPAAASRPETYVATEFVALVPDGARAETPGRLERMAEVLRAGGARLVAARVASANPARCLALNVSLREWSARYGPAPSAPSAPRCDALEGDAVVLLRARDLFNLSAPLARPLGTGLFLQTALRGWAVQLLDVTFPAARQPPLTTAHARWKAEREGRARRAALLRALGIRLVSWEGGRLEWFGCSKETPRCFGTVVGDTPSYLYEGRWTPPCCLRALRETARYVVGVLEAAGVRYWLEGGSLLGAARHGDIIPWDYDVDLGIYLEDVGNCEQLRGAEAGSVVDERGFVWEKAIEGDFFRVQYSESNHLHVDLWPFYPRNGVMTKDTWLDHRQDVEFPEHFLQPLVPLPFAGFMAQAPNNYRRFLELKFGPGVIESPEYPNPALLSLAGSS from the exons ATGCTCCAAAGTTCCCTTCTGCCCATAACA GATGTCGCCGAGGCCCAGCTAGGGCCTGACTTCAGCCCCATGCGGCTCACCCGCTGCCAGGCTGCCCTGGCGGCCGCCATCACCGTCAACCTCCTGGTCCTCTTCTATGTCtcgtggctgcagcagcagcccAGGAACGCCCGGACCCGGGGACCCCGCCGCGGAACTGCCGCCGCCGGCCCCCACGTCACCGTCCTGGTGCGAGAGTTCGAGGCCTTTGACAACGCGGTGCCCGAGCTGGTGGACTCCTTCCTGCagcaggacccagcccagcccgtGGTAGTGGCCGCCGACGTGCTCCCCTAcccgcccctggccctgccccgcaTCCCCAACGTCCGCCTGGCACTGCTTCAGCCCGCCCTGGACCAGCCGGCCGCGGCCTCGCGCCCGGAGACCTACGTGGCCACCGAGTTCGTGGCCCTGGTGCCCGACGGCGCGAGGGCCGAGACGCCAGGCCGGCTGGAGCGCATGGCGGAGGTGCTCCGGGCCGGAGGGGCGCGCCTGGTGGCCGCCCGGGTGGCCTCGGCCAACCCTGCGCGCTGCCTGGCCCTGAACGTCAGCCTGCGGGAGTGGAGCGCGCGCTACGGCCCCGCGCCCTCCGCGCCCTCCGCGCCCCGCTGCGACGCCCTGGAGGGGGACGCCGTGGTGCTCCTGCGCGCGCGCGACCTCTTCAACCTCTCGGCGCCGCTGGCCCGGCCGCTGGGCACCGGCCTCTTCCTGCAGACGGCCCTGCGGGGCTGGGCGGTGCAGCTGCTGGACGTGACCTTCCCGGCGGCGCGCCAGCCCCCGCTGACCACGGCCCACGCGCGCTGGAAGGCGGAGCGCGAGGGGCGAGCGCGGCGGGCGGCGCTGCTGCGGGCGCTGGGCATCCGCCTGgtgagctgggagggggggcGCCTCGAATGGTTCGGCTGCAGCAAGGAGACCCCGCGCTGCTTCGGGACGGTGGTGGGGGACACGCCGTCCTACCTGTACGAGGGGCGCTGGACGCCCCCGTGCTGCCTGCGCGCGCTGCGGGAGACCGCCCGCTACGTGGTGGGCGTGCTGGAGGCGGCGGGCGTGCGCTACTGGCTGGAGGGCGGCTCGCTGCTGGGGGCGGCCCGCCACGGGGACATCATCCCGTGGGACTACGACGTGGACCTGGGCATCTACCTGGAGGACGTGGGCAACTGCGAGCAGCTGCGGGGGGCCGAGGCCGGCTCCGTGGTGGACGAGCGCGGCTTCGTGTGGGAGAAGGCCATCGAGGGCGACTTCTTCCGCGTGCAGTACAGCGAGAGCAACCACCTGCACGTGGACCTGTGGCCCTTCTACCCCCGCAACGGGGTCATGACCAAGGACACGTGGCTGGACCACCGGCAGGACGTGGAGTTCCCCGAACACTTCCTGCAGCCGCTCGTGCCCCTGCCCTTCGCCGGCTTCATGGCACAGGCGCCCAACAACTACCGCCGCTTTCTGGAGCTCAAGTTCGGCCCCGGGGTCATCGAGAGCCCCGAGTACCCCAACCCGGCCCTCCTGAGTTTGGCGGGAAGCAGCTGA
- the SLC1A5 gene encoding neutral amino acid transporter B(0) isoform X2 → MHIHDAHSPLLSPSVPTSFQRSEPLASPRGQPALFSEEVADARCPGNLFPSNLVSATFRSYSTYYTKDNGTYVKAEGEVEGMNILGLVVFAIAFGVCLRKLGPDGELLIRFFNSFNDATMVLVSWIMWYAPVGILFLVASKIAEGDDVGKLFAKLGKYILCCLLGHAIHGLLVLPLIYFLFTRKNPYRFLWGIVTPLATAFGTASSSATLPLMMKCVEEKNGVSKHICRFILPIGATVNMDGAALFQCVAAVFIAQNKQLPLDFVKIITILVTATASSVGAAGIPAGGVLTLAIILEAVGLPVDISLILAVDWLVDRSCTVLNVEGDAFGAGLLQHYADRTKPASSVPQLVEVKTCVDPMPVPIEEGNPLLKSYRRPAADADGFEKESVM, encoded by the exons ATGCACATTCATGACGCACACAGCCCTCTTTTGtctccctctgtccccacctctttCCAACGCTCCGAGCCGCTGGCCAGCCCCCGGGGCCAGCCTGCCCTTTTCTCGGAGGAAGTGGCTGATGCAAGATGTCCAGG AAATCTcttcccttccaacctggtgtcCGCAACCTTCCGCTCA TACTCTACCTACTACACAAAGGACAACGGAACCTATGTgaag GCGGAGGGTGAGGTGGAGGGTATGAACATCCTGGGCCTGGTGGTGTTTGCCATCGCGTTTGGCGTGTGCCTGCGGAAGCTGGGGCCCGACGGGGAGCTGCTCATCCGCTTCTTCAACTCCTTCAACGACGCCACCATGGTGCTGGTCTCCTGGATCATGTG GTATGCCCCCGTGGGCATCTTGTTCCTGGTGGCCAGCAAGATCGCGGAGGGGGACGACGTGGGGAAGCTCTTCGCCAAACTCGGCAAATACATCCTGTGCTGCCTGCTGGGCCACGCCATCCACGGGCTCCTGGTGCTGCCCCTCATCTACTTCCTCTTCACTCGGAAGAACCCCTACCGCTTCCTGTGGGGCATCGTGACACCGCTGGCCACCGCCTTCGGGACGGCCTCCAG CTCCGCCACTTTACCGCTGATGATGAAGTGCGTGGAGGAGAAGAACGGCGTCTCTAAGCATATCTGCCGCTTCATCCTGCCCATCGGCGCCACCGTCAACATGGACGGAGCCGCGCTCTTCCAGTGTGTGGCCGCGGTGTTCATCGCCCAGAACAAGCAGCTCCCCTTGGACTTCGTGAAGATCATCACCATCTT gGTCACCGCCACAGCGTCCAGCGTGGGCGCCGCGGGCATCCCCGCTGGAGGCGTCCTCACCCTGGCCATCATCCTTGAGGCGGTCGGTCTGCCTGTTGACATCTCCTTGATCCTGGCTGTGGACTGGCTAGT GGACCGGTCCTGTACGGTCCTCAACGTGGAAGGCGACGCCTTTGGGGCGGGCCTCCTCCAGCATTACGCGGATCGGACGAAGCCCGCGAGCTCGGTGCCCCAGCTGGTCGAGGTGAAGACGTGTGTGGATCCGATGCCCGTCCCCATTGAGGAGGGGAACCCCCTCCTCAAAAGCTACCGGAGACCTGCTGCGGATGCTGACGGCTTCGAGAAGGAATCCGTCATGTAA
- the FKRP gene encoding ribitol 5-phosphate transferase FKRP isoform X2 yields the protein MRLTRCQAALAAAITVNLLVLFYVSWLQQQPRNARTRGPRRGTAAAGPHVTVLVREFEAFDNAVPELVDSFLQQDPAQPVVVAADVLPYPPLALPRIPNVRLALLQPALDQPAAASRPETYVATEFVALVPDGARAETPGRLERMAEVLRAGGARLVAARVASANPARCLALNVSLREWSARYGPAPSAPSAPRCDALEGDAVVLLRARDLFNLSAPLARPLGTGLFLQTALRGWAVQLLDVTFPAARQPPLTTAHARWKAEREGRARRAALLRALGIRLVSWEGGRLEWFGCSKETPRCFGTVVGDTPSYLYEGRWTPPCCLRALRETARYVVGVLEAAGVRYWLEGGSLLGAARHGDIIPWDYDVDLGIYLEDVGNCEQLRGAEAGSVVDERGFVWEKAIEGDFFRVQYSESNHLHVDLWPFYPRNGVMTKDTWLDHRQDVEFPEHFLQPLVPLPFAGFMAQAPNNYRRFLELKFGPGVIESPEYPNPALLSLAGSS from the coding sequence ATGCGGCTCACCCGCTGCCAGGCTGCCCTGGCGGCCGCCATCACCGTCAACCTCCTGGTCCTCTTCTATGTCtcgtggctgcagcagcagcccAGGAACGCCCGGACCCGGGGACCCCGCCGCGGAACTGCCGCCGCCGGCCCCCACGTCACCGTCCTGGTGCGAGAGTTCGAGGCCTTTGACAACGCGGTGCCCGAGCTGGTGGACTCCTTCCTGCagcaggacccagcccagcccgtGGTAGTGGCCGCCGACGTGCTCCCCTAcccgcccctggccctgccccgcaTCCCCAACGTCCGCCTGGCACTGCTTCAGCCCGCCCTGGACCAGCCGGCCGCGGCCTCGCGCCCGGAGACCTACGTGGCCACCGAGTTCGTGGCCCTGGTGCCCGACGGCGCGAGGGCCGAGACGCCAGGCCGGCTGGAGCGCATGGCGGAGGTGCTCCGGGCCGGAGGGGCGCGCCTGGTGGCCGCCCGGGTGGCCTCGGCCAACCCTGCGCGCTGCCTGGCCCTGAACGTCAGCCTGCGGGAGTGGAGCGCGCGCTACGGCCCCGCGCCCTCCGCGCCCTCCGCGCCCCGCTGCGACGCCCTGGAGGGGGACGCCGTGGTGCTCCTGCGCGCGCGCGACCTCTTCAACCTCTCGGCGCCGCTGGCCCGGCCGCTGGGCACCGGCCTCTTCCTGCAGACGGCCCTGCGGGGCTGGGCGGTGCAGCTGCTGGACGTGACCTTCCCGGCGGCGCGCCAGCCCCCGCTGACCACGGCCCACGCGCGCTGGAAGGCGGAGCGCGAGGGGCGAGCGCGGCGGGCGGCGCTGCTGCGGGCGCTGGGCATCCGCCTGgtgagctgggagggggggcGCCTCGAATGGTTCGGCTGCAGCAAGGAGACCCCGCGCTGCTTCGGGACGGTGGTGGGGGACACGCCGTCCTACCTGTACGAGGGGCGCTGGACGCCCCCGTGCTGCCTGCGCGCGCTGCGGGAGACCGCCCGCTACGTGGTGGGCGTGCTGGAGGCGGCGGGCGTGCGCTACTGGCTGGAGGGCGGCTCGCTGCTGGGGGCGGCCCGCCACGGGGACATCATCCCGTGGGACTACGACGTGGACCTGGGCATCTACCTGGAGGACGTGGGCAACTGCGAGCAGCTGCGGGGGGCCGAGGCCGGCTCCGTGGTGGACGAGCGCGGCTTCGTGTGGGAGAAGGCCATCGAGGGCGACTTCTTCCGCGTGCAGTACAGCGAGAGCAACCACCTGCACGTGGACCTGTGGCCCTTCTACCCCCGCAACGGGGTCATGACCAAGGACACGTGGCTGGACCACCGGCAGGACGTGGAGTTCCCCGAACACTTCCTGCAGCCGCTCGTGCCCCTGCCCTTCGCCGGCTTCATGGCACAGGCGCCCAACAACTACCGCCGCTTTCTGGAGCTCAAGTTCGGCCCCGGGGTCATCGAGAGCCCCGAGTACCCCAACCCGGCCCTCCTGAGTTTGGCGGGAAGCAGCTGA